From Butyricimonas paravirosa, one genomic window encodes:
- a CDS encoding DUF6175 family protein — translation MKKVITILGILLFLCTTSAKAQEYLQIVSLETDKGATAVFTSAGIADSKKGVETDAIKSLIYTLFFQGVEGVNDGKPLVSKPNEAYTNTFFNNQARYTPYVVSVEESDKSTKVGGRFQGTMRITLRLRQLINDVRKNTHYDAMLAETPKTRLPKPTIIVVPYKKKGESFESKLENDSDYRIAVGAVQKGLESCDIKTIDLQGRIDAMNRRSQYEDNAGAAESNDKQLLMSSGADVYVTVDLMKDYTAQGARVALVMKAYETASGTIWASEDGWTNRFQTTQTEVLCSYAVKDNLSPFLEQIIKNFSQPARVVLQISISGNSTGSLQDACCANGERIVDFIQNWLDRNAHEGDYHIQGIMDESAIFDYVMIPREDKNGFKMTSSKFAKDLNDQLKAQDVSGTVRIDGNTILLMLDL, via the coding sequence ATGAAGAAAGTAATAACCATACTTGGCATACTGTTATTCCTCTGTACAACTTCAGCGAAAGCGCAGGAGTACCTTCAGATTGTTTCCTTGGAAACCGACAAAGGTGCAACCGCCGTTTTTACCTCGGCAGGGATCGCTGATAGCAAAAAAGGGGTTGAAACAGACGCTATCAAATCACTTATCTACACCCTGTTCTTTCAGGGAGTAGAAGGTGTTAATGACGGCAAACCTTTGGTCAGCAAGCCTAACGAGGCTTATACCAATACCTTTTTTAATAATCAGGCCCGCTACACACCTTACGTGGTCAGCGTGGAAGAATCCGATAAATCAACAAAGGTTGGCGGACGTTTCCAAGGAACAATGCGGATCACTTTGCGTCTTCGTCAGTTGATTAATGATGTACGGAAAAATACACATTATGATGCAATGTTGGCAGAAACACCCAAAACTCGCCTTCCCAAACCAACCATTATTGTGGTGCCTTACAAGAAAAAAGGGGAGAGTTTCGAGTCAAAACTGGAAAATGACAGCGATTACCGCATCGCCGTGGGAGCCGTGCAGAAAGGGCTCGAATCTTGTGACATCAAAACCATTGATTTGCAAGGACGGATTGACGCCATGAATCGCCGGAGCCAATATGAAGATAATGCCGGAGCAGCGGAATCGAATGACAAACAACTTTTAATGTCTTCCGGGGCTGACGTTTATGTCACGGTGGATTTAATGAAAGATTACACGGCACAAGGTGCTCGCGTAGCATTAGTCATGAAAGCCTATGAAACCGCAAGCGGAACGATCTGGGCATCGGAGGACGGCTGGACCAATCGTTTCCAGACAACACAAACCGAGGTGTTATGTTCCTATGCCGTGAAAGATAATCTTTCCCCATTCTTGGAGCAAATCATTAAAAATTTCTCCCAGCCTGCCCGTGTTGTTTTGCAAATCTCCATTAGTGGAAACTCGACGGGTTCCTTGCAAGACGCTTGCTGTGCCAACGGGGAAAGAATTGTAGATTTCATTCAGAATTGGTTGGACCGCAACGCACACGAAGGCGACTATCATATACAAGGTATCATGGATGAATCGGCTATATTTGATTACGTGATGATCCCGAGGGAAGACAAAAACGGCTTCAAAATGACCTCCTCGAAGTTTGCGAAAGACCTGAACGATCAGCTCAAGGCACAAGACGTTTCAGGAACCGTTCGCATTGACGGGAATACGATTTTGTTGATGCTGGACCTGTAA
- a CDS encoding LPP20 family lipoprotein translates to MRKVILGLLLSICCVFHAEAQAPEWVTQRPTSSDAYIGIGVASLSDNDYIKKATQSALSDIVSQIAVKLENNSFLHRVDVDGKTREMLEDKIQSSMAAWLEGQELKGSYQSDQKYYVYYALDKKVYARKAEERRQQAIRTGMDYLQKGRSEENAMNLSQAAQLYGKGLEAVEPWAFMDLTTNAVNVPIELYNAYVNVFNGMTITTNVVLVEGEAFKAIAEPIAGCLSKNGTVVPNVKLNASFVSGNGTVSPAIQTDYTGTAEFYVTNIASKEEVQELRITIDDSFMNSLPKAYRQLLQNQTWPSAKVTISLKSSPITAYLYINEDNDLEGIERQIGSLLTNNYFTLSEDPDAATCFVDLSTKLEMGEVVTGGRMT, encoded by the coding sequence ATGCGAAAGGTTATTTTAGGCCTGTTACTCTCGATATGCTGTGTTTTCCATGCCGAAGCACAAGCGCCCGAATGGGTAACCCAACGCCCGACCTCGTCTGACGCTTACATCGGTATTGGAGTTGCATCGTTATCGGACAATGACTACATAAAGAAAGCAACCCAAAGCGCCTTGTCGGACATCGTTTCACAGATCGCTGTAAAACTTGAAAACAATTCTTTTTTACACCGGGTGGACGTGGATGGCAAGACTCGCGAGATGTTGGAAGACAAAATACAAAGCTCAATGGCAGCTTGGCTGGAAGGGCAAGAACTGAAAGGTAGCTACCAGTCAGATCAAAAATATTACGTGTACTACGCTTTGGACAAAAAAGTGTATGCCCGTAAGGCCGAAGAACGTCGGCAACAGGCCATAAGGACGGGGATGGATTACCTACAAAAAGGGCGTAGCGAGGAGAATGCCATGAATCTTTCACAAGCTGCCCAACTTTACGGTAAAGGACTGGAAGCCGTGGAACCGTGGGCCTTCATGGATTTAACGACAAATGCCGTGAATGTTCCCATTGAACTCTACAATGCCTACGTGAATGTGTTCAACGGTATGACAATCACGACAAATGTCGTGCTGGTAGAAGGTGAGGCTTTTAAAGCAATTGCAGAACCTATTGCCGGATGTCTGTCGAAAAATGGTACTGTCGTTCCGAATGTAAAGCTGAATGCCTCGTTCGTGTCGGGTAATGGCACCGTGTCTCCCGCCATTCAGACGGACTACACGGGTACTGCGGAATTCTACGTGACCAATATCGCCTCGAAGGAAGAGGTGCAGGAATTACGCATCACCATTGATGACTCGTTCATGAACAGCCTGCCAAAGGCGTATCGCCAGCTGTTACAAAATCAAACTTGGCCTTCGGCAAAAGTCACGATTTCATTGAAGAGTTCACCGATTACCGCCTATTTATACATAAATGAAGATAACGATTTGGAAGGTATCGAACGACAGATCGGTAGTCTACTGACCAATAATTATTTCACCCTATCGGAAGACCCGGATGCTGCCACGTGCTTCGTGGATTTATCCACCAAACTGGAAATGGGAGAAGTCGTTACCGGGGGACGTATGACTTGA
- a CDS encoding lytic transglycosylase domain-containing protein produces the protein MKRNILLAFLTILVLLNSAAIGYYVYHDQKEHEENEEPPFHLMKSSDVDFPTTFSLAGEEVPLERIDVAEAFKKELIVNTYLHSHTIQVLKNAPRYFHIIEPILKAEGVPNDFKYLAVIESSLNPLAVSYAGAAGIWQLMSATAKELGLEVTNDVDERYHVEKATRAACTYLKKAYQKFGSWTLAAASYNGGMNMLSRQMDRQKEKNFYDLLLGEETGRYVYRMLALKQIMEEPHLYDFYVDHLYPVEPTTQVKVTKNIKDLADFAQEHGISYKTLKRFNPWLRQTSLKVGKHKTYYIAIPENKQAYK, from the coding sequence GTGAAAAGGAACATTTTACTTGCATTTCTGACAATTCTTGTCTTATTAAATAGTGCGGCGATCGGATATTACGTTTATCATGATCAGAAGGAACATGAAGAGAACGAGGAACCACCATTCCACCTCATGAAATCATCAGACGTGGACTTCCCGACAACATTCAGCCTGGCTGGGGAAGAGGTCCCACTGGAAAGAATCGACGTGGCAGAGGCATTCAAAAAAGAGTTAATCGTGAATACCTACTTACATTCACACACGATCCAAGTTTTAAAAAACGCCCCCCGCTATTTTCATATCATCGAACCCATCCTAAAAGCGGAAGGAGTTCCGAATGATTTCAAGTACTTGGCCGTCATCGAGAGTAGTTTGAACCCACTGGCCGTATCTTACGCCGGAGCCGCAGGAATATGGCAGCTCATGAGTGCGACGGCTAAAGAACTAGGGTTAGAGGTGACGAATGACGTGGACGAACGCTATCACGTGGAAAAAGCTACACGTGCCGCTTGTACCTACTTGAAAAAAGCCTACCAGAAATTCGGTTCCTGGACACTGGCCGCCGCCTCTTATAACGGAGGTATGAATATGCTCTCCAGACAAATGGACCGACAAAAGGAAAAAAACTTTTACGACCTCCTGCTAGGTGAGGAAACCGGGAGATACGTGTACCGCATGTTGGCTTTAAAGCAAATCATGGAAGAACCTCACCTGTACGATTTTTACGTGGATCACTTGTATCCCGTGGAGCCGACCACGCAGGTCAAAGTAACCAAAAATATAAAGGATCTGGCGGATTTCGCACAAGAACACGGAATATCCTATAAAACGTTGAAACGCTTTAATCCCTGGTTACGGCAGACCTCGTTAAAAGTCGGGAAACATAAAACGTATTATATTGCCATTCCCGAAAACAAGCAGGCATACAAGTAA
- a CDS encoding nucleoside kinase, whose amino-acid sequence MEKNKITVFCENNGQEYQIPTGSSLKEFKKIVFPMNHQNILGALVNNEVQDLHYEIYNPKYVNFVDVTTLDGYSVYLRSLIFVLYKAIHNLYPKKTLVVEYHLSNGIFCRLANKEFVLTGDRITEIKKEMQRIIDHDYEIMRTETPTEEAIKLFNRQGLKDKELLLSTRGKMFTSVYSIDGTCDYFYGTLAPSTGCLKVFDLMDYKDGMLLMPPKRTNPTQIVPFVPQEKLFSTFSEFKRWGKISEVMQIGHLNQAIEHKHAGDMIKVSEALHEKKISQIADQIKKQKKVKVVLIAGPSSSGKTTFGKRLAIQLLVNGIKPVNLSLDNYFVNREDTPRDEKGEYDFETIDALDINTFNDNIMSLLRGEEVEIPKFSFETGQRFYDGEKLKMSSNNVVIVEGIHGLNPKLTEYLPHESLFKIFISALTVISIDNHNIINPSDNRLIRRMVRDHKYRGYSALDTLKRWESVLSGEQKHITPYQEEADVMFNSALVYELGALKQQAVPLLEEVLVKYPEHSKAKRLLKFFSYVQAVPTREIPPTSILREFLGGSSFKY is encoded by the coding sequence ATGGAAAAGAATAAAATAACCGTCTTTTGTGAAAACAATGGACAAGAATACCAGATACCCACGGGATCTAGTTTAAAAGAATTCAAGAAAATCGTGTTCCCTATGAATCATCAGAACATTCTGGGGGCATTAGTTAATAACGAGGTGCAGGACCTGCATTACGAGATATATAACCCCAAATACGTGAATTTCGTCGATGTCACCACGCTGGACGGATATAGCGTGTACTTACGCTCTCTTATTTTCGTACTTTACAAGGCGATACATAATCTCTACCCGAAAAAAACGCTTGTCGTGGAATATCACCTTTCTAACGGAATATTCTGCCGTCTGGCAAACAAGGAATTCGTTCTCACCGGGGACAGGATCACCGAGATAAAAAAAGAAATGCAACGCATCATCGACCACGATTACGAGATCATGCGTACGGAAACTCCCACGGAAGAAGCAATCAAACTTTTTAACAGACAGGGTCTAAAGGATAAAGAGTTATTACTTTCCACACGAGGAAAGATGTTTACCTCCGTTTATTCCATTGACGGCACCTGTGACTATTTCTACGGGACGCTGGCTCCTTCCACCGGATGCTTGAAAGTATTCGACCTGATGGATTACAAGGATGGAATGTTATTAATGCCACCCAAACGCACGAACCCGACACAAATAGTCCCGTTTGTACCCCAAGAAAAGCTGTTCAGCACGTTCAGCGAGTTCAAACGCTGGGGAAAGATCTCCGAGGTTATGCAAATTGGGCATTTAAACCAAGCCATCGAACATAAACACGCCGGGGATATGATTAAGGTAAGCGAGGCCCTGCACGAGAAAAAGATTTCCCAGATCGCTGACCAAATCAAGAAACAGAAAAAGGTAAAAGTTGTGCTTATTGCCGGTCCCTCCTCTTCGGGCAAGACCACGTTTGGAAAGCGATTAGCCATCCAGCTATTAGTGAACGGCATCAAACCCGTCAATTTATCTCTGGACAATTATTTCGTGAACCGGGAAGATACTCCCCGGGATGAAAAAGGAGAATACGACTTCGAGACGATCGATGCCTTGGACATCAACACCTTCAACGATAACATCATGAGTTTATTGAGAGGTGAAGAAGTGGAAATACCCAAATTCTCGTTCGAAACAGGTCAACGTTTCTACGACGGAGAGAAATTAAAGATGAGCAGTAATAACGTGGTTATCGTGGAAGGTATTCACGGGCTGAACCCCAAATTAACCGAATATCTGCCCCATGAAAGCCTGTTCAAAATATTTATTTCGGCTCTTACGGTGATTTCTATCGATAATCACAACATTATCAACCCATCGGATAACCGTTTGATCCGCCGTATGGTTCGGGATCACAAATACCGGGGATATTCGGCTCTCGACACCTTGAAAAGATGGGAAAGCGTACTTTCCGGTGAACAGAAACACATCACCCCCTATCAGGAAGAGGCCGATGTCATGTTTAACTCGGCACTCGTGTACGAACTGGGAGCCTTGAAGCAACAAGCCGTTCCACTTTTGGAAGAAGTGCTGGTAAAATACCCGGAACACTCCAAGGCGAAACGCCTGTTGAAGTTCTTCTCGTACGTCCAAGCCGTACCTACCCGTGAAATACCACCGACTTCCATTCTCCGAGAATTCCTGGGCGGAAGTTCGTTTAAATATTAA
- a CDS encoding HAD family hydrolase, which yields MTKLVIFDLDGTLLNSLQDLATSTNYALRRHGYPTHELPAFRYFVGNGIDKLLERALPEAERSHENMLKIRKDFMAYYAEHKADFTAPYDGICELLKTLKRRHLLLAVASNKYHAATKELIPEYFGEGLFDFVYGQREGIPVKPDPTIVFDIMKEAGVTKEEVLYVGDSGVDMQTAVNSGVTSIGVTWGFRDREELLANGAQYIADEPCEIMRWVR from the coding sequence ATGACGAAGTTGGTAATTTTTGATCTGGATGGAACATTGTTGAATTCTTTACAGGATTTGGCGACGAGTACGAATTATGCTTTACGGCGACATGGGTATCCGACACATGAATTGCCTGCTTTTCGTTATTTCGTGGGAAACGGAATTGACAAGTTGCTTGAACGGGCATTGCCGGAGGCTGAACGCTCGCACGAGAATATGTTGAAGATCCGGAAAGATTTCATGGCTTATTATGCCGAGCATAAGGCTGACTTTACGGCTCCTTATGATGGGATTTGTGAGTTACTGAAGACGCTGAAACGTCGTCATTTATTGTTAGCTGTGGCCTCTAATAAATATCATGCGGCTACAAAAGAGTTAATTCCGGAATATTTCGGTGAGGGACTTTTTGATTTTGTTTATGGACAACGGGAGGGGATTCCCGTGAAACCTGATCCCACGATTGTCTTCGATATTATGAAAGAGGCAGGAGTCACGAAAGAGGAGGTCCTTTACGTGGGAGATTCCGGCGTGGATATGCAAACGGCAGTAAATAGCGGTGTAACTTCGATTGGAGTGACATGGGGATTCCGTGATCGGGAAGAATTATTGGCAAACGGGGCTCAATACATTGCCGACGAACCTTGCGAGATTATGAGGTGGGTTCGTTAG
- a CDS encoding IS256 family transposase, which produces MEFTHEQISEIISEITNGELGLQGLVKQGLESLMLSERDLHNETRGDVSNGFRGRRVCHGGKVFELRVPRSRNNHFYPMLLGVLKDQEEEAQKLVSSLYCSGLTTEQVGKIYEQFYGKHYSKSQVSRLLNTAREDVNAWLGRELDNRYPIIYIDATYVLTRRDDSVSNEAYYTVLGVKEDRTREVLAVVNFPTESATNWKDVFEDLKERGVAVIDLLVCDGLPGIENVLAETFPKADLQLCTVHLKRNIAGKVKPRDKKQVMEELKQVCAPDQWEISPEKAFEKFKEFIARWQKSYPVLKRYCHDRYRFYFTYFKYEREIRGMIYTTNWIERLNRDYKRVINMRGAMPNPQAVILLMGTVAQNADIYKYPIYNFLESRLFY; this is translated from the coding sequence ATGGAATTTACACATGAACAAATCTCGGAAATAATTTCCGAAATCACAAACGGTGAACTAGGTTTACAAGGCTTGGTTAAACAAGGTTTAGAGAGTTTAATGTTATCGGAACGTGATCTTCATAACGAGACACGTGGTGACGTGAGTAACGGTTTTCGTGGTCGTCGAGTATGTCATGGCGGTAAGGTCTTCGAACTTCGGGTCCCGCGTAGTCGTAACAACCATTTTTACCCGATGTTACTGGGGGTGCTAAAAGACCAGGAAGAAGAGGCTCAAAAGCTAGTGAGTAGCCTTTATTGCAGCGGTTTAACCACGGAACAGGTGGGTAAAATTTACGAGCAATTTTACGGCAAACATTACAGTAAAAGCCAGGTTAGCCGCTTGTTGAACACGGCCCGCGAGGATGTAAATGCCTGGCTAGGTCGTGAACTGGATAATCGTTACCCGATAATTTACATCGATGCCACCTATGTCCTCACCCGTCGTGATGATTCCGTTTCCAACGAGGCTTACTACACGGTTTTGGGGGTGAAAGAAGACCGAACCCGCGAGGTGCTGGCCGTGGTGAATTTCCCCACGGAAAGTGCCACGAACTGGAAGGACGTGTTTGAAGACCTCAAGGAAAGAGGCGTGGCCGTGATTGATCTCCTGGTGTGTGATGGATTGCCCGGTATTGAAAACGTGCTGGCAGAAACCTTTCCAAAAGCAGATTTACAATTATGTACCGTGCACCTGAAGAGGAATATAGCTGGGAAAGTCAAGCCCAGGGACAAGAAACAGGTCATGGAAGAACTCAAGCAGGTTTGCGCTCCCGACCAGTGGGAGATCTCCCCGGAAAAGGCTTTCGAAAAATTTAAAGAGTTTATTGCCAGGTGGCAGAAAAGTTATCCCGTTTTGAAAAGATATTGCCACGACAGGTACAGGTTCTATTTCACCTACTTCAAGTACGAGAGGGAAATCAGGGGGATGATTTACACCACAAACTGGATCGAAAGGCTGAACAGGGATTACAAGAGGGTCATCAACATGAGGGGCGCCATGCCAAACCCCCAAGCCGTTATTCTCCTAATGGGAACGGTAGCCCAAAATGCAGATATTTATAAATATCCTATTTATAATTTTTTAGAATCAAGATTATTTTATTGA
- a CDS encoding GNAT family N-acetyltransferase → MEIKSLKNTSFDELFEAFRQAFAEYEMQLNRTELQAMLKRRGFDPELSFAAFDGDKIVSFTCNGIGDFNGTRTAYDTGTGTLKDYRGTGLATRVFESSIPYLKEAGVKEYLLEVLQHNTGAVSVYRKIGFRVMREFYYFRAENRQVRNEVHVDIPYTLQAIRIEDHVSVSDFWDFKPSWQNSLEAIGRAADTFVCLGVFTEDRLVGYGVFEPVSGDVTQIAVDRSFRRKGIGSLLFQKMLEMNKLNSVKILNTDVTCDSMTAFLRSKNIEPTGKQFEMIRQL, encoded by the coding sequence ATTGAAATTAAGTCTTTGAAGAATACGAGTTTCGATGAACTATTCGAGGCGTTCCGGCAGGCTTTTGCCGAGTATGAGATGCAATTGAATCGCACGGAGTTACAGGCCATGCTGAAACGACGAGGTTTTGATCCGGAACTTTCTTTTGCCGCTTTTGACGGGGATAAGATCGTTTCGTTTACTTGTAATGGGATCGGCGATTTCAACGGGACTCGGACAGCATACGACACGGGAACCGGGACGCTAAAAGATTATCGGGGAACCGGGTTGGCAACACGGGTGTTTGAGTCCTCCATTCCTTATTTGAAGGAGGCGGGAGTTAAAGAGTACTTGTTGGAAGTGTTGCAACATAACACGGGAGCGGTTTCCGTTTATCGGAAGATTGGGTTCCGGGTGATGCGGGAGTTTTATTATTTTAGGGCGGAGAACAGACAGGTCCGGAACGAGGTACACGTTGATATTCCTTACACGTTACAGGCTATTCGGATCGAGGATCACGTTTCGGTCTCTGATTTCTGGGATTTCAAGCCGTCTTGGCAGAATAGTTTGGAGGCGATAGGCAGGGCGGCTGATACTTTCGTTTGCTTGGGTGTTTTCACGGAAGACAGGTTGGTTGGGTACGGGGTTTTCGAACCCGTGTCCGGGGATGTTACCCAGATTGCTGTTGACAGATCGTTCCGTCGTAAGGGCATCGGCTCCTTGCTGTTCCAAAAGATGCTCGAAATGAATAAATTAAATTCCGTAAAGATATTGAACACCGATGTTACTTGCGATTCGATGACCGCATTCTTGCGCTCGAAGAATATTGAACCGACGGGAAAACAATTCGAGATGATAAGGCAGTTGTAG